Proteins encoded by one window of Homoserinimonas aerilata:
- a CDS encoding CoA-binding protein — protein MATTGDTGTVTHETVQLANGLSCSLPSSSPLAKLLKSQRTWVGPSAKERLGILRRAKTVAIVGASPNPARSSYFVGTYLQQSSDYTVYFVNPNADTILGQKAYPDLASLPVVPDIVDVFRKASDIPAVVDDVLAIGAKTIWVQLGIWNEDAARHAEENGLTVVMDRCIKVEHARFHGGLHLLGFDTGVISSRRTLR, from the coding sequence ATGGCCACCACAGGTGACACCGGCACCGTGACGCACGAGACGGTTCAGCTGGCGAATGGGCTCAGCTGCTCGCTCCCCTCGTCGTCGCCGCTCGCGAAGCTGCTCAAGTCGCAGCGCACCTGGGTGGGGCCGTCCGCGAAGGAGCGCCTGGGCATCCTGCGTCGCGCGAAGACTGTCGCGATCGTCGGGGCGTCGCCGAATCCGGCGCGGTCCAGCTATTTCGTGGGCACCTACCTGCAGCAGTCGAGCGACTACACGGTGTATTTCGTGAACCCGAACGCCGACACGATCCTCGGCCAGAAGGCGTACCCCGATCTGGCGTCGCTGCCGGTGGTGCCCGACATTGTGGATGTCTTCCGCAAGGCGAGCGACATCCCGGCGGTCGTCGACGATGTGCTGGCGATCGGCGCGAAGACGATCTGGGTGCAGCTGGGCATCTGGAACGAGGATGCCGCCCGCCACGCGGAGGAGAACGGCCTCACCGTCGTCATGGACCGCTGCATCAAGGTCGAGCACGCCCGCTTCCACGGCGGGCTGCACCTGCTCGGCTTCGACACCGGGGTCATCAGCTCGCGCCGCACGCTGCGCTGA
- a CDS encoding O-acetylhomoserine aminocarboxypropyltransferase/cysteine synthase family protein produces the protein MAERDTTDRDWGFRTRSIHAGNIPDAVTGARALPIYRSTAFVFDDTADAATRFALQKYGNIYSRVSNPTVASFEERIASLEGGLGAVATASGLSAQFLTFASLAGAGDHIVASANLYGGSVTQLDVTLRRFGVETTFVRSADAADYAAAITDRTKLIFVETIANPSGEIADIEALAEVAHAHGVPLIVDSTIATPYLLRPIEWGADVVVHSATKFLGGHGTTLGGAVVESGRFDWSSSKFPHFDEPVPSYGGLNWYGNFGEYAFLTRLRAEQLRDIGPVLSADAAALLAQGVETLPYRVQAHVDNARRVAEWLEADPRIEYVNWAGLPSHPHHDRAAKYLPIGPGSVFGFGVKGGREVGQRFIESVELASHVANIGDTKTLVIHPASTTHAQLSEQQLVDAGVGAGLVRLSVGIEDVDDIIYDIDQALDAATKGAK, from the coding sequence ATGGCTGAACGCGACACCACGGACCGCGACTGGGGCTTCAGAACCCGGTCGATCCATGCAGGCAACATCCCCGATGCGGTGACCGGCGCACGCGCCCTCCCCATCTACCGTTCGACCGCTTTCGTGTTCGATGACACCGCGGATGCCGCCACCCGCTTCGCCCTGCAGAAGTACGGCAACATCTACAGCCGGGTGTCGAACCCGACCGTCGCTTCCTTCGAGGAGCGCATCGCCAGTCTGGAGGGCGGCCTGGGCGCTGTCGCGACGGCGAGTGGCCTGAGCGCACAGTTTCTGACTTTCGCGTCGCTGGCCGGCGCGGGCGACCACATCGTCGCATCCGCAAATCTGTATGGCGGTTCGGTCACGCAGCTCGACGTGACATTGCGGCGTTTCGGTGTGGAGACGACCTTCGTGCGGAGCGCCGACGCCGCCGACTATGCGGCTGCGATCACCGACCGCACGAAGCTGATCTTTGTGGAGACGATCGCGAACCCGTCGGGCGAGATCGCCGACATCGAGGCGCTCGCGGAGGTCGCGCACGCGCACGGCGTTCCGCTCATCGTGGATTCGACGATCGCGACGCCGTACCTTCTGCGGCCCATCGAGTGGGGTGCGGATGTCGTGGTGCATTCCGCGACGAAGTTTTTGGGCGGGCACGGCACAACACTCGGCGGTGCCGTCGTAGAGTCGGGGCGCTTCGACTGGTCGAGCTCCAAGTTCCCGCATTTCGACGAGCCTGTGCCGTCGTATGGCGGCCTCAACTGGTACGGAAACTTCGGCGAGTACGCGTTCCTCACCCGGCTGCGCGCGGAGCAGCTGCGTGACATCGGGCCGGTTCTGTCGGCGGATGCTGCGGCTCTCCTTGCGCAGGGCGTCGAGACGCTCCCCTACCGGGTGCAGGCGCACGTCGACAACGCGCGCAGGGTTGCGGAGTGGCTCGAAGCCGACCCGCGCATCGAATACGTGAACTGGGCGGGCCTCCCATCGCATCCGCACCATGACCGCGCAGCCAAGTATCTGCCGATCGGGCCGGGCTCGGTCTTCGGCTTCGGCGTGAAGGGCGGACGCGAGGTGGGGCAGCGTTTCATCGAGTCGGTCGAGCTGGCCAGCCATGTGGCGAACATCGGCGACACGAAGACGCTCGTCATCCACCCCGCGTCGACGACGCACGCGCAGCTGAGCGAGCAGCAGCTCGTCGATGCGGGCGTCGGCGCCGGCCTGGTGCGACTCAGCGTCGGCATCGAAGACGTCGACGACATCATCTACGACATCGACCAGGCACTCGACGCCGCCACGAAGGGAGCCAAGTGA
- a CDS encoding dolichyl-phosphate-mannose--protein mannosyltransferase: MSSTVDTRWDALLSTPRARRVAEWAGLLGVTLLAAVLRLWNLGQPHSLVFDETYYVKDAYTLLNLGYEGSWPDDPNPAFEAGNVDSYLDAGSFIVHPPLGKWLIALGLAVFGAESSVGWRVSVALTGILAVALLWVVARLLLRSALLATVAGGLFAIDGQAIVLSRVALLDNFLMFFGLLGALFVLLDRRPSRERLRWWVARRTAADRPIDWGPALWARPWLLAAGVAFGAASAVKWSGLYLLAFFAIYTLAVDALARRRAGVEFWASGTLLRQAPASFVLMVPIALAVHIASWAGWFATAGGYYRRWAEAPGNAWEGALAWVPLDWQSWWHYQTSAYNFHVGLTSDHGWQSPAWQWLPMLRPTALYRLSTANGEGGCDAAACESFITTLPNPIIWWLAVASLAYLVVRLIRHRDWRAGFVLTGVAAGFVPWLLYPNRTTFEFYSIVFEPFLILGLVLTLGVILGRPTDAPWRRKQGVGIVVVVLVMCVLVSAFFYPLATGMQTPELFTRSHYWLPGWR, from the coding sequence GTGAGCAGCACTGTCGACACCCGCTGGGATGCGCTGCTGTCCACCCCGCGGGCGCGTCGCGTCGCCGAGTGGGCGGGCCTGCTGGGGGTGACGCTGCTCGCCGCCGTGCTGCGGCTGTGGAATCTGGGCCAGCCGCATTCGCTTGTCTTCGACGAGACCTACTACGTGAAGGACGCGTACACGCTGCTGAACCTCGGCTATGAGGGCAGCTGGCCGGATGACCCGAATCCGGCATTCGAGGCGGGCAACGTAGACAGTTACCTCGATGCGGGCTCATTCATTGTGCATCCGCCCCTCGGCAAGTGGCTGATCGCGCTCGGCCTGGCCGTGTTCGGCGCGGAATCGAGCGTCGGATGGCGCGTGTCGGTGGCGCTGACCGGCATCCTGGCGGTGGCGCTGCTGTGGGTGGTGGCGCGACTGCTGCTGCGGTCGGCGCTGCTGGCGACGGTCGCGGGCGGGCTGTTCGCGATCGACGGGCAGGCGATCGTGCTGTCGCGGGTGGCACTGCTCGACAACTTCCTGATGTTCTTCGGCCTGCTGGGCGCACTGTTCGTGCTGCTCGACCGCCGACCATCGCGCGAGCGGCTGCGCTGGTGGGTGGCCCGACGCACCGCCGCCGACCGGCCGATCGACTGGGGCCCGGCGCTGTGGGCGCGCCCGTGGCTGCTCGCGGCGGGTGTCGCGTTCGGCGCGGCGAGCGCCGTCAAGTGGAGCGGCCTGTACCTGTTGGCGTTCTTTGCGATCTACACGCTGGCGGTGGATGCTCTGGCTCGCCGCCGCGCCGGCGTCGAGTTCTGGGCGAGTGGCACCCTGCTGCGGCAGGCCCCCGCCAGTTTTGTGCTGATGGTGCCCATCGCGCTCGCCGTGCACATCGCATCCTGGGCCGGCTGGTTCGCCACGGCGGGCGGCTACTACCGGCGCTGGGCGGAGGCGCCCGGCAACGCGTGGGAGGGCGCGCTCGCCTGGGTTCCGCTCGACTGGCAGAGCTGGTGGCACTACCAGACGTCCGCCTACAACTTCCATGTGGGGCTGACCTCCGATCACGGCTGGCAGTCGCCGGCCTGGCAGTGGCTGCCGATGCTGCGCCCGACAGCCCTGTACCGTCTCTCCACGGCGAACGGCGAGGGCGGATGCGACGCCGCGGCCTGTGAGAGCTTCATTACGACGCTGCCGAATCCGATCATCTGGTGGCTGGCCGTCGCATCCCTCGCCTACCTGGTGGTGCGCCTCATCCGTCACCGCGACTGGCGCGCCGGCTTCGTGCTCACGGGCGTCGCCGCGGGTTTCGTGCCGTGGCTGCTGTACCCGAACCGCACCACTTTCGAGTTCTATTCGATCGTGTTCGAGCCGTTCCTCATCCTGGGGCTGGTGCTCACGCTGGGCGTGATCCTGGGTCGGCCGACGGATGCCCCGTGGCGGCGAAAGCAGGGCGTGGGCATCGTCGTCGTGGTGTTGGTGATGTGCGTGCTGGTGTCGGCGTTCTTCTACCCGCTGGCGACAGGAATGCAGACGCCGGAGTTGTTCACCCGCAGCCACTACTGGCTGCCCGGCTGGCGCTGA
- the rsmI gene encoding 16S rRNA (cytidine(1402)-2'-O)-methyltransferase has product MIILAATPIGNLGDASARLVEALGTAEVIAAEDTRVTVHLMRALGIENRPRLVPLHEHNEVAKAAELVELARNSDVLVLSDAGMPAISDPGFALVAAAAAAGVTVTALPGPSAVLTALAVSGLPTDRFCFEGFLPRKGGDRRRALAALVREERTMVFFESPNRLAEALADVAVVFGEGRRVVVARELTKLFEEVKHGTAAELAEWAAGGVKGEIVVVVAGAEPVTASLVDGVAQVLALVAEGIRLKEAATEVAEATGLSRRELYEGALAARRN; this is encoded by the coding sequence GTGATCATTCTTGCGGCGACGCCCATCGGAAACCTGGGCGACGCATCCGCCCGGCTCGTTGAGGCGCTCGGTACAGCCGAGGTCATCGCCGCCGAAGACACGCGCGTCACCGTGCACCTGATGCGCGCGCTCGGCATCGAGAACAGGCCCCGGCTGGTGCCGCTGCACGAACACAACGAGGTCGCCAAAGCCGCCGAACTGGTGGAGCTCGCCCGCAATTCGGATGTTCTCGTGCTGTCGGATGCCGGCATGCCCGCCATCAGCGACCCCGGCTTCGCGCTCGTGGCCGCCGCGGCCGCCGCCGGTGTGACCGTCACGGCGCTGCCCGGGCCGTCCGCCGTTCTGACAGCGCTCGCCGTGTCGGGCCTGCCGACGGACCGCTTCTGCTTCGAAGGGTTCCTGCCGCGCAAAGGCGGCGACCGGCGGCGGGCGCTCGCCGCGCTCGTGCGCGAAGAGCGCACCATGGTGTTCTTCGAATCACCGAACCGCCTGGCGGAAGCGCTTGCCGATGTGGCCGTCGTGTTCGGGGAAGGGCGTCGGGTCGTCGTCGCGCGTGAGCTCACCAAACTGTTCGAAGAGGTCAAACACGGCACGGCCGCCGAGCTGGCCGAATGGGCCGCCGGCGGGGTTAAGGGCGAGATCGTCGTGGTCGTCGCGGGCGCGGAACCCGTCACCGCATCGCTGGTCGACGGCGTCGCGCAGGTGCTCGCACTCGTGGCCGAAGGCATCCGCCTCAAAGAGGCCGCCACAGAGGTCGCCGAAGCGACAGGGCTCAGCCGGCGCGAGCTGTATGAAGGGGCGCTGGCTGCTCGGCGAAACTGA
- a CDS encoding HPr family phosphocarrier protein encodes MPERTAVIASSVGLHARPATLFVNAVTEQAVPVTIRKGDGPAGNAASILTVMALGAAKGETVTLAAEGDGADQALDTLVALLETDLDAS; translated from the coding sequence ATGCCGGAACGCACCGCAGTCATCGCCAGCAGCGTCGGGCTACACGCCCGCCCCGCCACCCTGTTCGTGAACGCCGTCACAGAGCAGGCGGTGCCCGTCACCATTCGCAAAGGCGACGGACCCGCCGGCAACGCGGCGAGCATCCTCACCGTCATGGCGCTCGGCGCAGCGAAGGGCGAGACGGTGACGCTCGCGGCCGAAGGCGACGGCGCAGACCAGGCGCTCGACACGCTCGTGGCGCTGCTCGAGACAGACCTCGACGCGAGCTGA
- a CDS encoding PTS fructose transporter subunit IIABC → MTSLITPQLVLLDTDLGTEREGVIRALTSLVAEQGRATDAAALFADAWAREQKTDTGVPGGIAIPHCRSEAVTEATLVFARPRPAVDFGASDAPADLIFLIAAPAGADQQHLVLLSTLARSLVVPEFVASLRAAGSAEEVVAIVDGALAPAPAESGQPEASAQSEASASPAAPDAQGRPSIVAVTACPTGIAHTYMAADALAAAAKRAGVTLHVETQGSAGAKPLDPAVIAAASAVIFAVDVDVRDRDRFAGKPLVQAPVKRGIDAPDAMIEEAVAAASDPNAARVKGSSGSGAAKEPTNKDEHIGQTLKRSLLTGVSYMIPFVAGGGLLIALGFLMGGYDITDVAGKVILENSLWNLPDGGVLAYLGSAAFSIGAASMGFLVPALAGYIAYGIADRPGIAPGFTAGAVAGLMGAGFIGGIIGGLLAGLAAWWLGRLDTPNWLRGLMPVAVIPLLASIFASGLMVVLLGGPIAALSTGLSDFLSGLTGASAIALGLILGAMMGFDLGGPVNKVAYSFAVAGLGAGTIANQSPWMIMAAVMASGMVAPLAMALASTVLARRRFTPVERENGKAAWLLGASFISEGAIPFAAADPLRVIPASAIGSAITGGIIMAAGVTSQAPHGGIFVFFAINNIAMFVVAIAAGAVVMALLVIALKRWVVRRPVEAPASAPASAQPATV, encoded by the coding sequence ATGACGTCACTCATCACCCCGCAGCTCGTACTGCTCGACACCGACCTCGGAACCGAACGCGAAGGCGTCATCCGCGCGCTCACCTCGCTCGTCGCAGAACAGGGCAGAGCCACGGATGCCGCGGCGCTGTTCGCGGATGCGTGGGCGCGCGAGCAGAAGACCGACACCGGCGTGCCCGGTGGCATCGCCATCCCGCACTGCCGCTCGGAGGCCGTCACCGAGGCGACACTCGTGTTCGCCCGGCCGCGGCCCGCCGTCGACTTCGGCGCATCCGACGCCCCCGCCGACCTCATATTCCTCATCGCGGCACCCGCCGGCGCCGACCAGCAGCACCTCGTGCTGCTGTCGACGCTCGCCCGCTCGCTCGTCGTCCCCGAGTTCGTGGCCTCGCTGCGGGCCGCGGGCAGCGCAGAGGAGGTCGTCGCCATCGTCGACGGGGCGCTCGCACCGGCGCCCGCCGAATCGGGCCAGCCCGAAGCATCCGCTCAATCTGAGGCATCCGCCTCACCCGCAGCCCCGGATGCCCAGGGTCGCCCCAGCATCGTCGCCGTCACCGCGTGCCCCACCGGCATCGCGCACACCTACATGGCAGCCGACGCCCTTGCCGCCGCCGCCAAGCGCGCCGGGGTCACCCTGCACGTCGAGACGCAGGGGTCCGCCGGCGCGAAGCCGCTCGACCCCGCCGTGATCGCCGCAGCATCCGCCGTGATCTTCGCCGTCGACGTCGACGTGCGCGACCGCGACCGCTTCGCCGGCAAACCCCTCGTGCAGGCACCCGTCAAACGAGGAATCGACGCGCCCGACGCCATGATCGAGGAGGCCGTCGCCGCAGCATCCGACCCGAACGCGGCGCGCGTGAAGGGCAGCAGCGGCTCCGGTGCCGCCAAAGAGCCGACGAACAAGGACGAGCACATCGGCCAGACGCTCAAGCGTTCGCTGCTCACCGGCGTCAGCTACATGATCCCCTTCGTCGCCGGCGGCGGACTGCTCATCGCGCTCGGCTTCCTCATGGGCGGCTACGACATCACGGATGTCGCAGGCAAGGTCATCCTCGAGAACAGCCTGTGGAACCTGCCCGACGGCGGCGTGCTCGCCTACCTGGGCTCGGCCGCATTCAGCATCGGCGCCGCATCGATGGGCTTCCTCGTACCCGCGCTCGCCGGCTACATCGCCTACGGCATCGCCGACAGGCCCGGAATCGCGCCCGGCTTCACCGCCGGCGCCGTCGCCGGACTCATGGGTGCCGGCTTCATCGGCGGCATCATCGGCGGCCTGCTCGCCGGACTCGCCGCCTGGTGGCTGGGCAGGCTCGACACCCCCAACTGGCTGCGCGGGCTCATGCCGGTCGCCGTCATCCCGCTGCTCGCATCCATCTTCGCCTCAGGCCTCATGGTCGTACTGCTCGGCGGGCCCATCGCGGCGCTCAGCACCGGACTCTCCGACTTCCTCAGCGGGCTGACCGGGGCATCCGCCATCGCGCTCGGCCTCATCCTGGGCGCCATGATGGGCTTCGACCTGGGCGGCCCCGTCAACAAGGTCGCCTACTCCTTCGCCGTCGCCGGCCTCGGGGCGGGCACCATCGCCAACCAGTCACCGTGGATGATCATGGCCGCCGTCATGGCCAGTGGCATGGTCGCACCACTCGCCATGGCACTCGCCTCAACCGTGCTCGCCCGCCGCCGATTCACCCCCGTCGAGCGCGAGAACGGCAAAGCCGCCTGGCTGCTCGGCGCATCCTTCATCTCGGAGGGCGCCATCCCGTTCGCCGCCGCCGACCCGCTGCGCGTCATCCCGGCGAGCGCCATCGGCAGCGCCATCACAGGCGGCATCATCATGGCCGCCGGAGTCACCTCACAGGCACCACACGGCGGCATCTTCGTGTTCTTCGCCATCAACAACATCGCCATGTTCGTGGTCGCCATCGCCGCAGGAGCCGTCGTCATGGCGCTGCTCGTGATCGCGCTCAAGCGCTGGGTGGTGCGCCGGCCCGTCGAGGCGCCCGCCTCGGCGCCCGCCTCGGCACAACCCGCCACAGTCTGA
- a CDS encoding 1-phosphofructokinase family hexose kinase, with the protein MIVTVTANPSLDRTIELGSALARGEVQRAVASHEQPGGKGVNVSRALIASGLDTVAVLPGDASDPMLVALRAERIPIANVTIAGRVRSNVTVTEPDGTTTKLNEPGPTLGPADEAALIDVIVSQAKRAEWLVLAGSLPPGLSPDFYARVVTAVRAASDGTPPLIAVDSSGAPMLALVESGVGVDLVKPNGEELAELVGGDADAIEADPRLAASAARLLVERGCRAVLATLGGNGAVLVTADDAWHATMPPIVVRSTVGAGDSSLAGYLYAQQRGASPEGRLAQAVAHGAAAAALAGSTVPTPGQTRPHDASVAPLTSPSSLTSRSTTTPTPSTDTKE; encoded by the coding sequence ATGATCGTCACCGTCACCGCGAACCCGAGTCTCGACCGCACGATCGAGCTCGGCTCGGCCCTCGCCCGCGGCGAGGTGCAGCGGGCTGTTGCCTCGCACGAGCAGCCCGGCGGCAAGGGCGTGAACGTGTCACGGGCGCTCATCGCGAGCGGCCTCGACACGGTCGCCGTGCTGCCCGGCGACGCCTCCGACCCGATGCTGGTCGCGTTGCGCGCCGAACGCATCCCCATCGCCAATGTGACGATCGCCGGCCGGGTGCGCTCCAACGTGACCGTCACCGAGCCGGACGGCACGACGACGAAACTCAACGAGCCCGGCCCGACGCTGGGCCCCGCGGATGAGGCGGCCCTCATCGACGTGATCGTCTCGCAGGCGAAGCGCGCGGAATGGCTCGTGCTGGCCGGCTCGCTGCCGCCCGGTCTCTCCCCCGACTTCTACGCACGGGTGGTGACCGCCGTGCGCGCGGCATCCGACGGTACCCCTCCTCTCATCGCGGTCGACTCCTCGGGCGCGCCCATGCTGGCCCTCGTGGAGTCGGGCGTCGGCGTCGACCTGGTGAAGCCGAACGGCGAGGAACTGGCGGAACTCGTCGGCGGCGATGCCGACGCGATCGAGGCGGACCCGCGACTGGCAGCATCCGCGGCCCGCCTGCTCGTCGAACGCGGCTGCCGTGCCGTGCTCGCGACACTCGGCGGCAACGGCGCGGTGCTGGTCACCGCTGACGACGCCTGGCACGCCACCATGCCGCCCATCGTGGTGCGCAGCACCGTCGGCGCGGGCGACTCCTCGCTCGCCGGCTACCTGTATGCGCAGCAGCGCGGCGCCTCGCCCGAGGGCAGGCTCGCGCAGGCGGTCGCCCACGGCGCCGCGGCAGCAGCGCTCGCCGGCAGCACGGTGCCGACTCCGGGGCAGACGCGACCCCACGACGCGAGCGTCGCCCCTCTCACCTCTCCCAGCTCGCTCACCTCTCGCAGCACGACCACCCCCACCCCTTCCACCGACACCAAGGAGTAG
- a CDS encoding DeoR/GlpR family DNA-binding transcription regulator, whose protein sequence is MYAEERQQLIVTRLEAAGRVSVAPLASEFDVSNETIRRDLDQLEAKGLARRVHGGAVPVSRISLAEESIDSRRMLNTGAKERIARAAMAFIPGSFSGAVAIDAGSTTGLFAHTLSQWTPDAPQQSIVVITNSILIAQAVNTNPHVEVQLIGGRLRTITSAAVGPTALAQLAGLRPDVAFIGANGVHAEFGFSTPDADEAAVKSALTHGARRAVALVDASKLGGETLVSFAALGDVDTLVTDGAPDAELTQALQESDVETVIA, encoded by the coding sequence ATGTACGCAGAGGAGCGCCAGCAGCTCATCGTCACCCGCCTCGAGGCCGCCGGCCGCGTCTCCGTGGCCCCCCTCGCATCCGAATTCGACGTCTCGAACGAGACCATCCGGCGCGACCTCGACCAGTTGGAGGCCAAAGGCCTCGCCCGCCGGGTGCACGGCGGTGCGGTGCCCGTGAGTCGCATCAGCCTCGCCGAGGAGAGCATCGACAGCCGCCGGATGCTCAACACGGGCGCGAAGGAACGAATCGCCCGCGCCGCGATGGCATTCATCCCGGGCTCGTTCAGCGGCGCCGTCGCCATCGACGCCGGCAGCACGACGGGGCTGTTCGCGCACACGCTCTCGCAGTGGACCCCGGATGCCCCGCAGCAGTCGATCGTGGTCATCACCAATTCGATTCTGATCGCCCAGGCCGTCAACACGAACCCGCATGTGGAGGTGCAGCTGATCGGCGGCCGCCTGCGCACCATCACGAGCGCGGCCGTGGGGCCGACGGCGCTCGCCCAGCTTGCCGGGCTGCGCCCCGATGTGGCGTTCATCGGCGCGAACGGGGTGCATGCAGAGTTCGGCTTCAGCACGCCCGACGCCGATGAGGCCGCCGTCAAGTCGGCCCTCACACACGGTGCGCGCCGCGCGGTCGCGCTCGTCGACGCCTCCAAGCTGGGTGGCGAGACGCTCGTCTCCTTCGCCGCGCTCGGCGACGTCGACACGCTCGTGACCGATGGTGCCCCGGATGCGGAACTCACTCAGGCACTGCAGGAATCCGACGTCGAGACGGTGATCGCATGA
- the metG gene encoding methionine--tRNA ligase, which translates to MSSGTPFYIATPIFYVNDVPHIGHAYTEVAADVLARWHRQSGDDTWLLTGTDEHGQKILRTAVANDVSPKEWADKLVEEAWKPLLETINISNDDFIRTTDQRHEDGVKLFLQRLYADGFIYQGEFEGHYCVGCEEYKQPGDLVPGTGEYEGQLVCAIHSKPVEVLKETNYFFRMSDFEQPLLELYRSNPNFIQPESVRNEIVQFVSQGLRDLSISRSSFDWGVKLPWDDSHVLYVWFDALLNYITAIGYGTDDENFRRRWPAVQLVGKDIARFHAVIWPAMLMAAGLPVPKRVFGHGWLLVGGEKMSKSKLTGIAPSDITDTFGVDAFRYYFMSAIHFGQDGSFSWEDLSARYQSELANGFGNLASRVIAMINKYFDGVVPAPGSYTDAELGIQKTVADAATTADAAIERLAIHEAIEAIWTIVDELNGYITLQEPWVLAKSEETRERLGTVLYTTAEGLRALAVLLSPVIPEATAKLWAALGFDTAVDEQKITDAGGWGILQPGQKMGTLAALFPRIEQDAPAQETAAG; encoded by the coding sequence ATGTCCTCCGGCACGCCGTTCTATATCGCCACGCCCATCTTCTATGTGAACGATGTGCCCCACATCGGGCACGCCTACACGGAGGTCGCGGCCGACGTTTTGGCACGCTGGCACCGCCAGTCGGGTGACGACACGTGGCTGCTCACCGGCACCGACGAGCACGGTCAGAAGATCCTGCGCACCGCCGTTGCCAACGACGTCAGCCCCAAGGAATGGGCCGACAAGCTCGTCGAGGAGGCGTGGAAGCCGCTGCTGGAGACCATCAACATCTCCAACGACGACTTCATCCGCACCACCGACCAGCGGCACGAAGACGGCGTCAAGCTGTTCCTGCAGCGCCTCTACGCCGACGGCTTCATCTACCAGGGCGAATTCGAGGGCCACTACTGCGTCGGCTGCGAGGAGTACAAGCAGCCGGGCGACCTCGTGCCGGGCACGGGCGAGTACGAGGGGCAGCTGGTCTGCGCCATCCACTCCAAGCCCGTCGAGGTGCTCAAGGAGACCAACTACTTCTTCAGGATGAGCGACTTCGAGCAGCCGCTGCTCGAGCTGTACCGCAGCAACCCCAACTTCATCCAGCCCGAGTCGGTGCGCAACGAGATCGTGCAGTTCGTCAGCCAGGGGCTGCGCGACCTGTCGATCTCGCGCTCCAGCTTCGACTGGGGCGTCAAGCTGCCGTGGGATGACAGCCACGTTCTGTACGTGTGGTTCGACGCGCTGCTCAACTACATCACCGCCATCGGCTACGGCACCGACGACGAGAACTTCCGGCGCCGCTGGCCCGCCGTGCAGCTCGTGGGCAAGGACATCGCCCGCTTCCACGCCGTCATCTGGCCGGCCATGCTCATGGCGGCCGGGCTGCCCGTGCCGAAGCGCGTGTTCGGCCACGGCTGGCTGCTCGTCGGCGGCGAGAAGATGTCCAAGTCGAAGCTCACGGGTATCGCGCCCAGCGACATTACCGACACATTCGGCGTCGACGCGTTCCGCTACTACTTCATGAGCGCCATCCACTTCGGGCAGGACGGCTCCTTCAGCTGGGAGGACCTCTCGGCGCGCTACCAGTCCGAGCTGGCCAACGGTTTCGGCAACCTCGCATCCCGCGTCATCGCCATGATCAACAAGTACTTCGACGGCGTCGTGCCCGCCCCCGGCAGCTACACGGATGCCGAGCTGGGCATCCAGAAGACCGTCGCGGATGCCGCCACAACAGCCGATGCCGCCATCGAGCGCCTCGCCATCCATGAAGCCATCGAGGCGATCTGGACCATCGTCGACGAGCTCAACGGCTACATCACCCTGCAGGAGCCGTGGGTGCTCGCCAAGTCGGAGGAGACCCGCGAACGCCTCGGCACCGTGCTGTACACGACGGCGGAGGGCCTGCGCGCGCTCGCCGTTCTGCTGTCGCCGGTGATCCCGGAGGCGACCGCCAAACTGTGGGCGGCGCTCGGCTTCGACACGGCCGTCGACGAACAGAAGATCACGGATGCCGGTGGCTGGGGCATCCTGCAGCCCGGCCAGAAGATGGGCACGCTCGCCGCGCTCTTCCCGCGCATCGAGCAGGACGCCCCGGCGCAGGAGACCGCCGCAGGATGA